Proteins found in one Methanomicrobiales archaeon genomic segment:
- a CDS encoding protein phosphatase 2C domain-containing protein: MVHRIHTQRFRFVATDHACGGSHAGGRPQNEDAMLVLSLKDASLLAVADGLGGHSAGEEAARIAVDVVRAVMEDSYQEGMDAPAIRLLLTGAYREAHRKILEEATSGREGMGTTLVTALAREGTAVIANTGDSRAYVIGRGIAFVTKDHSLVRELVDRGEISPETARRHPLRHIVTRALGLDFGLDLYEVDLAAGGTLLLTSDGIHDYVEDAVLVSAASRGDCSAIVHDLLKNALGVTQDNVTVVVYRPGRQQPPGRAG; this comes from the coding sequence ATGGTTCACCGCATCCATACGCAGAGGTTCCGCTTCGTCGCAACCGACCATGCCTGCGGGGGCAGCCACGCGGGAGGAAGACCGCAGAACGAGGACGCGATGCTCGTTCTTTCCCTGAAGGATGCCTCGCTCCTCGCGGTCGCCGACGGTCTGGGCGGGCATTCCGCCGGAGAAGAGGCTGCGCGGATTGCGGTGGACGTGGTCCGCGCCGTGATGGAAGACTCCTATCAGGAGGGGATGGATGCACCCGCCATCCGCTTGCTCCTCACCGGAGCCTACCGCGAGGCTCACCGGAAGATCCTGGAAGAGGCCACGAGCGGGCGGGAAGGCATGGGGACGACGCTCGTCACCGCCCTGGCGAGAGAGGGCACCGCCGTGATTGCCAATACCGGGGATTCCCGCGCCTACGTGATCGGCAGGGGGATCGCGTTTGTGACGAAGGACCACTCCCTCGTGCGGGAGCTCGTGGATCGCGGCGAGATTTCGCCGGAGACGGCGAGGCGGCATCCCCTGCGGCACATCGTGACCCGTGCTCTCGGGCTGGACTTCGGCCTGGATCTCTACGAGGTCGACCTTGCCGCGGGAGGGACTCTCCTTCTCACCAGCGACGGGATCCACGATTACGTGGAGGATGCGGTGCTCGTGTCGGCTGCGTCGAGGGGCGACTGCTCCGCCATCGTGCACGACCTGCTGAAGAATGCCCTCGGAGTCACGCAGGATAACGTGACGGTCGTGGTGTACAGGCCCGGGCGGCAGCAGCCACCCGGGCGGGCCGGCTAA
- a CDS encoding chemotaxis protein CheW has translation MNATIDLVEFELGGEHYALDIQLAREIVEMMPITPIPRAPPYLSGVINLRGEITTIIHLASLLGIQERDRQANQKIIVLMSEFARGANVGVIVDDVHSVIQVPESDIERLGDGLSTEFASFVKGIIKIGGENGEGAGRREDGKRRKELVIWIDLQKIVGDRLDPRKGS, from the coding sequence ATGAACGCGACGATCGACCTGGTGGAGTTCGAACTCGGCGGGGAGCACTATGCGCTGGACATCCAGCTGGCGCGGGAGATCGTGGAGATGATGCCGATCACACCCATCCCCCGCGCGCCGCCCTACCTCTCCGGTGTCATCAACCTCCGGGGGGAGATCACCACCATCATCCATCTCGCAAGCCTCCTCGGGATTCAGGAGCGGGACCGGCAGGCAAACCAGAAGATCATCGTCCTGATGTCGGAGTTTGCCCGCGGCGCCAACGTCGGCGTGATCGTGGACGACGTCCACTCCGTGATCCAGGTGCCGGAGTCTGACATCGAACGGCTTGGCGACGGGCTCTCCACGGAGTTTGCCAGTTTCGTGAAAGGCATCATCAAGATCGGCGGCGAGAACGGAGAGGGGGCCGGCAGGCGTGAGGACGGGAAGCGAAGAAAAGAGCTCGTCATCTGGATCGACCTCCAGAAGATCGTCGGGGACCGGCTGGATCCAAGGAAAGGATCCTGA
- a CDS encoding 50S ribosome-binding GTPase yields MGEEKCKVVVFGAYNAGKSTFIRSLDPFSRHIEVKSDGGTTTVALDFGRVRMGQRVVYLFGTPGQERFEFARQILSRGMHGAVMVVDTTRDLDALTERQHRWLQERGIPYAIMLNKCDHPGSTPERFRSRFYRAPIYAVSALRPETVSDAFEAFVKEVLSPATIQ; encoded by the coding sequence ATGGGAGAAGAGAAGTGCAAAGTGGTGGTGTTTGGGGCGTACAATGCGGGAAAATCGACCTTCATCCGATCCCTGGATCCCTTCTCCCGCCACATCGAGGTGAAGAGCGATGGCGGGACGACCACCGTCGCGCTGGACTTCGGGAGGGTGCGGATGGGGCAGCGTGTCGTCTACCTCTTTGGCACCCCCGGACAGGAGCGCTTCGAATTCGCCCGCCAGATCCTCTCGCGGGGGATGCACGGGGCGGTCATGGTGGTGGATACCACGCGGGATCTGGACGCCCTGACGGAGCGCCAGCACCGCTGGCTGCAGGAGAGGGGCATTCCCTACGCGATCATGCTCAACAAGTGCGATCACCCCGGTTCCACGCCGGAGAGGTTCAGAAGTCGCTTCTACCGTGCGCCGATCTACGCCGTGTCCGCACTCCGCCCCGAGACGGTTTCCGATGCATTCGAGGCTTTTGTGAAAGAGGTCCTCTCTCCTGCAACAATCCAATAG
- the ade gene encoding adenine deaminase, which produces MPVEDMLGTALGRTPADAVFENAEIFSPFTCSWERASFAVRAGIVVGIGDYRGIEEHDLHGARVVPGLIDSHVHIESSLLTPSEFGRLALRHGTTTAIADPHEIANVCGIPGIEFMLRESARTPLDIFYMLPSCVPATPQDSGGAMLSSRDLASLSGREGIIGVGEVMNVPGVLRGDAEVLAKIALLRTVDGHAPGLTRKELNAYILAGIQSDHESTTFAEAREKLKRGMYIYMREGSAERNLRALAPLADACTTSRCSFATDDRSTETLEADGQIDDCIRKAVEYGMEPEIALRMATLTPSERFGLSDRGAIAPGRWADFCIVDGEGGFRVLETYKKGIRIRDLPYRRSGGVSCAFESRVPERLDLAGAGEARVIGLVQGEIRTRDLRYSVESIPDTERDILKVVVCDRYRNRGFGLGLVHGLGFSEGAIAASVSHDAHNIVAAGVEDSAILRAIGEVIALRGGMVAVSRGGCTRLPLECAGLMSEQPYDEVARRLRELQRRVAAMGGIEDAFMYLSFLALTVIPELRVTIRGPFDAVAFRDVPLFVRDA; this is translated from the coding sequence ATGCCTGTTGAGGACATGCTCGGGACTGCGCTCGGGCGAACGCCTGCCGACGCAGTCTTCGAGAATGCCGAGATCTTCAGTCCGTTTACGTGCAGCTGGGAGAGGGCTTCCTTTGCCGTACGGGCGGGCATAGTCGTCGGGATCGGCGACTACCGCGGGATCGAGGAACACGACCTGCACGGCGCCCGCGTGGTGCCGGGCCTCATCGACTCCCACGTGCACATCGAGAGTTCTCTCCTGACTCCATCGGAGTTCGGGCGCCTGGCGCTCCGGCACGGCACCACCACCGCGATCGCCGATCCCCACGAGATAGCCAACGTCTGCGGCATACCCGGCATCGAGTTTATGCTGCGGGAGAGCGCACGCACCCCTCTCGATATCTTCTACATGCTTCCCTCCTGCGTCCCGGCAACCCCGCAGGACAGCGGGGGTGCGATGCTCTCCAGCCGGGACCTCGCCTCCCTGAGCGGGCGGGAAGGCATCATCGGGGTGGGGGAGGTCATGAACGTGCCCGGCGTGCTCCGGGGGGATGCGGAGGTGCTCGCCAAGATCGCGCTCCTGCGGACGGTGGACGGCCATGCCCCGGGGCTCACGCGAAAGGAGCTCAACGCCTACATCCTCGCGGGCATCCAGAGCGATCACGAGTCCACGACCTTCGCCGAGGCCCGGGAGAAACTGAAACGCGGTATGTACATCTACATGCGGGAGGGATCGGCCGAGCGGAACCTGCGGGCTCTCGCCCCTCTCGCCGATGCCTGCACCACCTCCCGATGCTCGTTCGCCACTGACGACCGTTCGACGGAGACGCTGGAGGCGGACGGACAGATCGACGACTGCATCCGCAAGGCAGTCGAATATGGCATGGAACCTGAAATCGCCCTGCGCATGGCCACTCTTACCCCGAGCGAGCGCTTCGGGCTGTCGGACCGCGGGGCCATCGCCCCCGGGCGGTGGGCCGACTTCTGCATCGTCGATGGCGAGGGGGGATTCCGGGTTCTGGAGACGTACAAGAAAGGCATCCGTATCCGTGACCTGCCCTACCGCAGGAGCGGCGGCGTTTCCTGCGCATTCGAGAGCCGGGTTCCCGAACGCCTCGATCTCGCGGGCGCGGGAGAGGCCCGCGTGATCGGGCTGGTGCAAGGCGAGATCCGAACGCGGGACCTGCGGTACTCCGTCGAGAGCATCCCCGATACGGAGCGGGATATCCTGAAAGTGGTCGTCTGCGATCGCTACCGCAACCGGGGTTTCGGCCTGGGGCTGGTGCACGGTCTGGGATTCTCCGAGGGGGCGATCGCAGCATCCGTCTCGCACGATGCGCATAACATCGTGGCGGCGGGCGTTGAGGATTCTGCCATCCTGCGCGCGATCGGGGAGGTGATCGCTCTCCGAGGCGGTATGGTCGCGGTCAGCAGGGGCGGGTGCACACGGCTCCCGCTGGAGTGCGCCGGGCTGATGTCGGAGCAGCCCTACGACGAGGTTGCCCGCCGGCTGCGGGAACTGCAGCGGAGGGTTGCAGCGATGGGCGGGATCGAGGACGCCTTCATGTACCTCTCGTTCCTGGCCCTGACCGTCATCCCGGAGCTCCGCGTCACGATCCGCGGTCCGTTCGATGCCGTTGCGTTCCGGGACGTCCCCCTCTTCGTCCGCGATGCCTGA
- a CDS encoding HEAT repeat domain-containing protein, which translates to MTMVAEMGGTRFSIETNTEMMKVARDVPRLIETLLYSEDMFARARAAEILGELQNGLAIEPLVEALADSHASVRENAAEALRKFGDMAVDSLIDALGDRSETKRSYAAGILGRIGSEKAVSALIAALQDENPDVRCYAGGSLSQIPAAVDSLIKALEGGNPDVQALAAAALGRMGDARAVEPLAGALASGDERVRNAAAGGLLALGRDAVTSIIGLLSDGNAVVRFYAASLLGMLGDPRALGPLEERRGDADADVREAVQRALERIRKGE; encoded by the coding sequence ATGACGATGGTTGCAGAGATGGGAGGGACCAGATTCTCCATCGAGACAAATACCGAGATGATGAAGGTTGCACGAGACGTCCCCCGGTTGATCGAGACGCTCCTCTACAGCGAGGATATGTTCGCCCGTGCGCGGGCAGCGGAGATCCTGGGGGAGCTGCAGAACGGGCTCGCCATCGAACCACTGGTCGAGGCCCTGGCGGATTCCCATGCCAGTGTGAGGGAGAATGCGGCGGAGGCTCTCCGAAAGTTCGGCGATATGGCCGTGGACTCGCTGATCGATGCGCTCGGGGATCGTAGCGAGACCAAGCGCTCCTATGCGGCCGGCATCCTGGGGCGGATCGGATCGGAGAAGGCAGTATCCGCCCTGATCGCCGCTCTGCAGGACGAGAACCCGGATGTGCGCTGCTATGCGGGCGGGTCTCTCTCGCAGATACCGGCGGCGGTGGATTCCTTGATCAAGGCCCTTGAGGGGGGGAACCCGGACGTGCAGGCCCTGGCTGCCGCGGCTCTGGGGAGGATGGGGGATGCGAGGGCAGTCGAGCCGCTTGCCGGGGCGCTCGCCAGCGGTGACGAGCGGGTGCGGAACGCCGCTGCCGGCGGGCTCCTCGCCCTGGGGCGGGATGCGGTGACGTCCATAATCGGACTGCTCTCCGACGGGAATGCCGTCGTCCGCTTCTACGCCGCCTCCCTCCTTGGGATGCTCGGGGATCCTCGCGCGCTCGGTCCGCTGGAGGAGCGCCGGGGAGACGCGGATGCTGACGTGCGGGAGGCGGTGCAGAGAGCGCTGGAGAGGATCCGGAAGGGTGAGTGA
- a CDS encoding phosphoesterase, giving the protein MAQDTNTIVYRLCPACGLEDVEVGKTYVARVQGFANFGTFVQLNDRTKGLIHKSNVRTRHAERDQVLVKVLTIRSNGNIDLEEVILPEYRVEVVKRTSAPVKLSELGKKIGRTVYIEGEVAQIKQTSGPTIFTLVDGYGTVNAAAFVEAGVRAYPEVQLGEGVSIVGEVMQRNNQLQVEVSSLSTLTGEDARNLKEQIEQALDRRAEPQDMPFLIESEILDRLRPQMRKVAKLIRKAVFEAQPILLRHHADADGICSAVAIEQAVVALIRECGGDFDSDYFLFRRAPSKAPFYEIEDITRDLDGALKDFARFGQKLPMILLTDNGSTEEDEPSLKIAQVYGLPVVVVDHHHPDAVIDQYLQAHVNPYHVGGDFGITSGMLGTEIARMINPAVDPLIRHLPAVAAVGDRSEAPERAWYLALVEEEYTEELCRDIALALDYEQFWLRFNDGRELIKDILNLNGNTLRHRKLVELLTAAANAAIEDQLEATMPHVRSEVLPNGARLFLLDVEIHAHKFTFPPPGKTSGEVHDRLVQQHAGEPVVTIGFGPDFAVLRSRGVMMNIPKMVRELRTEISGGGVSGGGHLVVGSIKFVEGMRDAVLKGLIEKIGKAPLGS; this is encoded by the coding sequence ATGGCGCAAGATACGAATACGATTGTATACCGCCTCTGCCCCGCCTGCGGGCTCGAGGATGTGGAGGTGGGCAAGACCTACGTAGCACGGGTGCAGGGATTTGCAAACTTCGGCACCTTCGTGCAGCTCAACGACCGCACGAAGGGATTGATCCACAAGAGCAACGTCAGGACGCGGCACGCCGAGAGGGATCAGGTGCTCGTGAAGGTGCTCACCATCCGCAGCAACGGGAACATCGACCTCGAGGAAGTGATCCTCCCCGAGTACCGCGTGGAGGTGGTCAAACGGACTTCCGCCCCCGTGAAACTCTCGGAGCTCGGGAAGAAGATCGGGCGGACCGTCTACATCGAGGGGGAGGTCGCCCAGATCAAGCAGACCAGCGGACCGACCATCTTCACCCTCGTGGATGGCTACGGTACGGTGAATGCGGCCGCATTCGTCGAGGCCGGTGTCAGGGCTTACCCGGAGGTGCAGCTCGGCGAAGGGGTGTCTATCGTCGGGGAGGTGATGCAGCGGAACAACCAGCTGCAGGTGGAGGTCTCATCCCTGTCCACGCTCACCGGGGAGGATGCCAGGAACCTGAAAGAGCAGATTGAGCAGGCTCTCGATCGGCGGGCGGAACCGCAGGACATGCCCTTTTTGATCGAGAGCGAGATCCTGGATCGACTCCGTCCCCAGATGCGGAAGGTGGCGAAACTGATCCGCAAAGCGGTCTTCGAGGCCCAGCCCATCCTCCTCCGCCACCATGCCGACGCCGACGGGATCTGCTCGGCGGTCGCCATCGAGCAGGCGGTGGTTGCGCTCATACGCGAGTGCGGCGGGGACTTCGATTCGGATTATTTTCTGTTCCGGCGGGCTCCCTCGAAAGCGCCCTTCTACGAGATCGAGGACATCACCCGCGACCTCGACGGAGCCCTGAAGGACTTCGCCCGCTTCGGCCAGAAACTCCCGATGATCCTGCTCACGGACAACGGCTCCACCGAAGAGGACGAACCCTCCCTGAAGATTGCGCAGGTCTACGGGCTGCCCGTGGTCGTGGTGGACCACCACCATCCCGATGCCGTGATCGACCAGTATCTGCAGGCGCACGTCAACCCCTACCATGTCGGCGGGGATTTTGGCATCACCTCGGGGATGCTGGGCACCGAGATCGCCCGCATGATCAATCCCGCGGTGGACCCTCTCATCCGCCATCTGCCGGCCGTTGCCGCCGTCGGCGATCGCAGCGAGGCTCCCGAGCGGGCATGGTACCTGGCCCTCGTAGAGGAGGAGTACACCGAGGAGCTCTGCAGGGATATCGCTCTCGCCCTCGACTACGAACAATTCTGGCTGCGGTTCAACGACGGGCGGGAACTGATAAAGGACATCCTGAACCTGAATGGCAACACCCTGCGGCATCGGAAACTGGTGGAGCTGCTCACGGCCGCGGCGAATGCCGCCATCGAGGATCAGCTGGAAGCCACGATGCCTCATGTCCGTTCGGAGGTGCTCCCGAATGGAGCCCGTCTCTTCCTGCTGGACGTGGAGATCCACGCGCACAAGTTCACCTTCCCGCCGCCGGGGAAGACTTCCGGCGAGGTGCACGACCGCCTGGTGCAGCAGCATGCCGGCGAGCCGGTGGTCACCATCGGTTTCGGGCCGGACTTCGCCGTGCTCCGCTCCCGGGGTGTGATGATGAACATCCCGAAGATGGTGCGCGAACTCCGCACCGAGATCTCGGGCGGGGGAGTCTCCGGCGGGGGTCACCTGGTGGTTGGCAGCATCAAGTTCGTGGAAGGGATGCGGGATGCGGTGCTGAAGGGGCTGATCGAGAAGATCGGGAAAGCCCCCCTCGGCAGCTGA
- a CDS encoding protein-glutamate O-methyltransferase CheR codes for MNSFQTLTRTIERILHIRCSCYKEDYIQRRILSRMRLRGVEGFDTYHHLLLSSPDEQEALRDALTINVTKFFRDPAVFQILQREILPDLLTRKHRVRIWCAGCSSGEEPYSIAMILQDLRCLHPTLSAVIYATDIDNRVLQRAEEGIYERRSLDHLDRGQIKRHFSLLPDGRYAVKPHVREWVRFRRHDLLTDAPVARFLDLITCRNVTIYFTEEQKNALARTFHAALNSGGYYVMGKTEYLGREVEALFTPFNTAEKIYTRGDTTPW; via the coding sequence ATGAACTCCTTCCAGACGCTGACGCGGACGATCGAGCGGATTCTCCACATCCGCTGCTCCTGCTACAAAGAGGACTACATCCAGCGGAGGATCCTGTCCAGAATGCGGCTGCGGGGCGTGGAGGGGTTCGACACCTACCACCATCTCCTCCTTTCCAGCCCAGATGAGCAGGAGGCATTGCGGGACGCGCTCACCATCAACGTCACGAAATTCTTCCGGGATCCCGCCGTCTTCCAGATCCTGCAGAGAGAGATCCTCCCCGACCTGCTGACCCGGAAACATCGGGTTCGCATCTGGTGTGCAGGATGTTCGAGCGGCGAGGAGCCCTACTCCATCGCCATGATCTTGCAGGATCTCCGGTGTCTTCATCCCACGCTGTCGGCTGTCATCTACGCAACCGACATCGACAACCGGGTGCTGCAGAGGGCAGAAGAAGGCATTTACGAGAGAAGATCCCTCGATCACCTCGATCGGGGGCAGATCAAGCGGCACTTCTCTCTTCTCCCGGACGGCAGGTATGCGGTGAAGCCGCATGTACGGGAGTGGGTGCGGTTCCGCCGCCACGACCTCCTGACCGATGCGCCCGTCGCACGATTCCTGGATCTGATCACCTGCCGGAACGTGACGATCTACTTCACGGAGGAGCAGAAGAACGCTCTCGCCCGCACGTTCCATGCCGCCCTGAACAGCGGTGGCTATTACGTCATGGGAAAGACGGAGTATCTGGGCAGGGAGGTCGAAGCCCTGTTCACCCCGTTCAACACCGCAGAGAAGATCTACACCCGCGGGGACACTACCCCCTGGTAA
- a CDS encoding PAS domain-containing methyl-accepting chemotaxis protein, translated as MDMSKAAKKAIISQVAREPPETASTELEAQVHAIEEALHRALSGDFSVRLNGEFAEPSMQALAGTVNTAIERLAAKDAKGQNLIFSRNPLPMVVVDSKFKLLDANAAYETLMQLPRERLMRMEAGDYRIRFIQGDRTEKTFNEGQTTKCELELTLKDGSRKIVEQYGVPLLTSKGEVKTAFFVYNDITRQRQDEQALKEQMEKNTVFRKRSDTIVQQNPMPILLMDPAFKILMTNDAFVSMSGFSKEQLRGMSARDFKVLAQKGEGLKYVLQEKKRSFGETTVDLPSGVHILEQYGIPILGENGEISTILIVYNDITERRRKEEEVARLMEESCERAERLTQSAMDVERVMAAVARGDLTAVCTIAENDPLAKLKNDYNDSITAIRSLLLEVAKAVVQVQNTTRDVSQSTAEIGKATEQVATSTQASADCARKLLEQIEAVGREVSDLSASIEEIASTSHEVTDRAQGASREGQNAANLGSQANAKMQAVERIARQSVEEISRLNEQMREISNIVKLITDIANQTNLLALNAAIEAARAGEHGRGFAVVAGEVRNLAGEAKKATQHIEDVISSITANSDRTATSMKNAYGEIALGIESVNKTIEALNRIIAEIGVVADGITEISKATEDQANATNRVMERMDEATRITKGNMTQIEDMAALAEEVNASTEEVASGSQELSQMAVQLKSMMEQFRLN; from the coding sequence ATGGATATGTCAAAAGCAGCCAAGAAAGCGATAATCTCCCAGGTCGCCCGCGAACCTCCGGAGACTGCCAGTACCGAACTTGAAGCGCAGGTGCATGCGATCGAGGAGGCCCTGCACAGGGCCCTCTCGGGAGACTTCTCCGTGCGCCTGAACGGCGAGTTCGCGGAGCCCTCGATGCAGGCGCTCGCGGGCACCGTGAACACGGCGATCGAGCGGCTGGCCGCAAAAGACGCAAAAGGCCAGAACCTGATCTTCTCAAGGAATCCCCTGCCCATGGTTGTCGTCGACTCGAAGTTCAAGCTCCTGGATGCGAATGCGGCGTACGAGACGCTGATGCAGCTCCCGCGCGAGCGCCTGATGCGGATGGAGGCAGGAGACTACCGGATCCGCTTCATCCAGGGCGACCGCACGGAGAAGACGTTCAACGAGGGGCAGACAACGAAGTGCGAACTGGAGCTCACGTTGAAAGACGGCTCGCGGAAGATCGTTGAGCAGTACGGCGTCCCGCTGCTCACGAGCAAGGGAGAGGTCAAGACCGCCTTCTTCGTCTACAACGACATCACGCGCCAGCGCCAGGACGAGCAGGCGTTAAAGGAGCAGATGGAGAAGAACACGGTCTTCCGCAAGCGCTCCGACACCATCGTCCAGCAGAACCCGATGCCGATTCTCCTGATGGACCCTGCCTTCAAGATCCTGATGACGAACGATGCCTTCGTCTCCATGAGCGGTTTTTCAAAAGAGCAGCTCCGCGGCATGAGCGCACGGGACTTCAAGGTTCTCGCGCAGAAAGGCGAGGGGCTCAAGTACGTCCTCCAGGAGAAGAAGCGCAGCTTCGGCGAGACGACGGTCGACCTCCCGAGCGGCGTCCATATCCTGGAGCAGTACGGCATCCCGATCCTCGGCGAGAATGGCGAGATCTCCACCATCCTGATCGTCTACAACGACATCACCGAGCGGCGCAGAAAAGAGGAGGAGGTCGCCAGGCTGATGGAGGAGTCCTGCGAGAGGGCGGAGCGGCTGACGCAGAGCGCGATGGATGTGGAGCGCGTCATGGCCGCTGTCGCCCGCGGGGATCTGACCGCCGTATGCACGATCGCGGAGAACGACCCCCTGGCAAAACTGAAAAACGATTACAACGACTCCATCACTGCCATCCGTTCCCTCCTCCTCGAGGTGGCGAAGGCGGTCGTACAGGTTCAGAACACCACCCGCGACGTCAGCCAGAGCACCGCCGAGATCGGCAAGGCGACCGAGCAGGTGGCCACATCCACCCAGGCATCCGCGGACTGCGCCCGCAAGCTCCTGGAGCAGATCGAGGCGGTGGGACGAGAGGTCTCGGATCTTTCCGCTTCGATCGAGGAGATCGCCAGCACCTCCCATGAGGTGACCGATCGCGCTCAGGGAGCATCCCGGGAGGGGCAGAACGCTGCAAACCTGGGAAGCCAGGCGAACGCCAAGATGCAGGCGGTGGAGAGGATCGCCCGCCAGAGCGTGGAGGAGATCAGTCGGCTCAACGAACAGATGCGGGAGATCAGCAACATTGTCAAGCTGATCACCGACATTGCCAACCAGACCAACCTTCTTGCACTCAACGCCGCCATCGAAGCGGCGCGGGCCGGCGAGCATGGGCGGGGGTTCGCCGTCGTCGCCGGGGAGGTCCGCAACCTCGCCGGCGAGGCGAAGAAGGCGACCCAGCACATCGAAGACGTGATCAGCAGCATCACGGCAAACAGCGACCGCACCGCGACGTCGATGAAGAACGCCTATGGAGAGATCGCGCTCGGGATTGAGAGCGTAAACAAGACCATCGAGGCCCTGAACCGGATCATCGCGGAGATCGGGGTCGTTGCAGATGGCATCACGGAGATCTCGAAGGCGACAGAGGATCAGGCGAATGCTACGAATCGCGTGATGGAAAGAATGGACGAGGCCACACGGATCACCAAGGGGAACATGACCCAGATCGAGGATATGGCAGCTCTCGCCGAAGAGGTGAACGCTTCGACCGAGGAGGTCGCCAGCGGGAGCCAGGAGCTCTCACAGATGGCGGTCCAGCTGAAGTCCATGATGGAGCAGTTCCGGCTCAACTAG